Genomic window (Amaranthus tricolor cultivar Red isolate AtriRed21 chromosome 7, ASM2621246v1, whole genome shotgun sequence):
CATTTTGAAATTCAAAACCGTTTAATTCGTCAACACTCTCAGatgtttagggcaaattataaagacaagaaccaacacttaataagggtagaaacgtcaaaatggtgaattaaacgaaaattgacaagaatttgaCGGAAAATGTTACGACtattagataaggcataaactggatgctaccatgtggaaaaatctaacaaaagtgctaccatttGTATGTGGAATTTCCCATTTAATTACTTACacaaaaatttacattatacccaattatttgaaaattgttttattatatcaaaaaaaaattattacgcAATATGATCGATCAAAATATTCATTATCTTTtgattgtttaaaatttttcaaattacaaaTTTATCCAATATTTTAAAGGATACTTTTAACATATAGTCATCAAACttcataaatttaatttacaagCCGTAAATAATCATGGATTACATTTGAGCACAAgttttcataaattttagattttattaaAACCGTGCATTGCACGGGTATCTAACTAGTTAGTATAATTGAAAAACACttttcataaattaattaattaatgattctCTATAATTTAGGCAAATCTTCTATTTTAAGATTTAAGTTATTTGAAGAGAGGAATTAAATGAATTACATGTAAGAAAATTGAATCcactaatattattacatttggCAAATATCACTCCTTCTGTTTCTCAAATTTTCTTCCCATTCACTTTTTTCGCAAATCCTAAtgcaaaatttgatttcaaataataataattgtgagtttttaaaaaattctaaaaagttaatatttataaagtatatattaagacaaatctaacaagattctacataaatatttttttcttatacatcGATGAGAAATTGTAGTCAAAGTTTGACGTTAATATTCGTAAATTCTATGTGAAAAACATATGAAAAGGGAGAGTATTACATTTGGTAGTTTGTCTTAGATATGACAAATGTTATTTTCCAAGCCTTTTAGTAAAATAATATGATGCTTCGAAATGAGAAAAGTGTTATCatcatgaataataataaatagtataCGTAAGGGTGAACACAGTTCGATTTGGTCTGGTTTAACACTAAAGtcagaacaaataaaaaatttcgtTCCAGTAATTTTCTAGATAGGACTAGACCATTTAAATTATCAGATTGGGTTTGACCAAACTGTTCTTCAATAATCTAGTCTGGTATGGTCTTCgatgttttcttttttacattttttccaAATTAATACATGTGTTCATGCAAATTCTCCAATTATAATCATCAAGtataataaattgtaattagttgattgcatcaacatcaaatataataatttgtaattagttgattgcatcaacatcattcaagtatatattactataaaaATTACTACATCTCATAATATTAGATAtcaacctttttttttaaaaaaaaaaattaaggttttCAATCATAGAACGGTTTGTGGTTTGGTCTGGCCtgatctgaaaaataaaaacagagaTTTGACTAGAaaccataattattttttaaaaaatcagacCGGACCATTTAGACTGTAGATCagaccaaatactaaaattatGGTTTTGTCTAATTTGTTTTGCAATTTAGACCAAATTTTGTTCGGTACTAAGTGTACGAATAGTATGTATTTAACAATAAATATGGCACTTCTACATCGTTATTGAGTACTGAGGAATACTAATATTACAATTAGcccatcttgtatgagactgtctcacggtgagacgatctcTAAACAAAAAGATCATAAACTAAATGTTTCCattattaaactatttaattcaagtataaaatctcatggtgagactgtttcatacaaaaaattatatattaccaCTTAATGTCAAATTCTCATCTACATTTTCTCCTCATATTCTacctatttttaaataattatttgaagtagtaaaaaaataaaattgtcacaaagataattaattaaaataaaagaaaaaaccatTAATGCAGCCAGTGAAAACATTTTTCGACCATAATACAACCTAGTAAACCCATCAGAATTACAAACCAACCAACTACATTCGGATCCTCCGAACCTAGCAGTTCCATTAAAATAACACAGCTGGTGACAGCCTGTCAGCAACCCAACTTCTCTCTCTACCTCCTTTTTTTCTCGTTCGCCAATTTCAGTATTATTTCCCACtatcttctctctttctctctctactcAATAACCTTTTTTTCTCTCTACTTCCTCTTTCTAATGCGTTTCAAGAGAATACTTTAGTGGATCCACTTCGACGAGCACCTCAGGTATTATCTTCGATCGGATTTTATCGtttttttggattattttttgtttaattagtttatTCCGTGCAATGTGCTCTGCTAGGGTTTCTGTAACTTCGAtgatttgatctgttttgttgctATTGATTTATGTATGTTTTGTATTTACtgaaatatttgaaaataatattgttCTTCGTAAAATCAAGATTACAAAATGTTGTTTTAagagaaaaattgattttactGTTTTCGAAAGGAAATTGAGAcattgatctgttttgttgcaATTCACGTGTTTATATTTCATACTTACTGAAATTGTTGAATTACATGTGATTTTTGTAAAATCAAGTATGCataaatttgttaaattttagACGAAAATTCCAATTTACTGCGAGCTTACTGTTTCAGGAAATAAATTGAGACATCGATGAAGGATTGGTGGTTTTTCAGTGAGGAATTGATGGTGGTGTATTTATTAATATACTGGCGTGTGTTTTTCTGAAgatttttgttgtttgattaGGATTTGTAGTAGTTTGAAAGTGAACTATGGTTGATAGGATTGAATGGATAAATTGTTGAGCATTACATTTGAGGTCAGTGGTTCTTGTGCAAGGTTTCTGTGTAATGTGGACTTAAGTAGGATATACCttatcttcaaaaaaaaaagtaggattTTACCTAATGTGCACTTTGCTTAGTTGTTTTTAGGGAGGAATGGTGCTTGTGTGTTTGTCGAGTATTTTCCGGTAAATTTTTGTACGTAGACGAGGAATTTTGGTAGTGGAAGATTGTAGAGTATAACTTTCAATGTGATGTTTACTTTACTTGGTTGTTTTGAGAAAAACACTGGAATAAGTAGAGGAAGATATGGATGTAGTGGGGTGATAATTTCGCTAGTGGGTTATTTGGTAGTTGCTTTGAGAAGTTAAAAGTACGAAAGGCGAAGAGGAAGATATTGTTGTACTTGCAGTCATTTCTATCATTTGTCATATAACAACAGGCTTCATCATTCGTCATATAACAATAGGCTTCCAAAAATCCTAATCTATCATTTCGTTCTTCACTCATGGCATCCAAGTTATCTTTGTCATGCCTCTTCTTATGATAAGCCTATTGTATTTCCAATCTTCATCTTTTCTAACTAGTCCGGTCTACATTGCACATGAACAAATCCATGTATTTGGTGATCTCTAATTAATCTTATGTCTTCATTTTGGATTTTATCTTTTCAAAACTCTAACGTGTCTGCTTATATTTTTAGTCGATATCTTCTTTTGTTCAGGTATTTTGAATTGTTTGATTGAAGACGCTTGTTTGGTAGACACCGATAAGATAGCAGAGGTTGATTGCAATTGAAGATCTGGACCATTACCTTATGCTTTCTCATGCTTGCAACTGAAAGGCTTTGCTAAAGTTTTTTATGTCACTTGATGCTACTAAAGTTGCTCAATCTCATATTGGGAAGGGAACTTTGGCTTTGTAGTAGGGCTTTTTTCTGTCTCCATGCTAGCGGAGAGCATGCGTGGAATTTGTTCTTCGGGTAATGCCCCTGACCAGTCAAGCCGTCGATGCACTCGGTGTGGTGACAATTTCTCTAGTGGGTTCTTTTGTAGTTTCTGGCCTCCTGTGCTTGCCATACTTACTGTACTTCCATACTCGTATTCAGAGACCAGAGTTACGTCAACTTGGTTACTTTAACGGACCTTGGATAGTTCGAATTATTCTTATCGCACTTGGTATATTCTGGGGATTCGGTGAAATTCTGCGGTTAAGTTTCTTCAGGAGGAAGGGTAAAATCTTTCATTCACCTTCCCAAAGATGGCAGGAAGACATTTGCAAGCTATATATTCTATCGAATCTGGGATTCACAGAGCCATGCTTTTTCCTCTTAGTGTGTTTTCTTCTACGTGCATCCCTAAATTGGAGGGGAGCAGGTATACTGAACCGGAAATGGAATTTTAAGACAATTGGTTATGTTCTGCTTTATTGCTTCCCTATCTTCATCTTGAATCTCCTTGTTATCCTGGTTGCCCCCAAATTCCGAAATGGAAAAATTAAAGTGCTTGGAAAATTACCGGAAGAATTTACCAAGCCATATGTGTCATTCAATGCATCCGACCAACCCGTCATTGCTTGCACTTACCCAATGTTATGTACAATATTCCATGGACTGTTTTCCATCATTCTAATCACTTACCTGATAATTCTTGGGAGGCAGATGGTTGTTTCAGTCATTAACAAAGGACTACAGAGGAGAGTTTACATACTTATATTCgttattttaagtttcttgcCCTTGAGGGTTCTTTTGCTTGGTTTTTCAGTTTTGGCTAGGCATGAGCATTTTCTCTTTGAAGCTCTTGCCTTTTCTGGTTTTCTTGTGCTATTATGTTGTGTTGTAGTGGGTATTTTTATGCTTGTTTTCTTACCTGTTAAAGATTCTTTAGCCCTTATTAGGGGCGTGGGGTTAGTGGGCTCCGAGGGAGGAAGATGTTACACATTAGAGGACTATGCTGATTCTCTTTCTCTTATTGCCGCCCATCAGAGTCATCTCGAGACTAGCACAGCTACGACTACAAGCCTGGGTAGAAACTCTGATGCCTCAACAAAACGGGGTTCCATCTCATTCCGGACTATGATTAAAGATGAAACTTCATCTGTCGGAGGAGTATGCGAGGAAGAAATGAACACATTATCCCCAGGCTTTCGGCTGTTGT
Coding sequences:
- the LOC130817544 gene encoding uncharacterized protein LOC130817544; translated protein: MPLTSQAVDALGVVTISLVGSFVVSGLLCLPYLLYFHTRIQRPELRQLGYFNGPWIVRIILIALGIFWGFGEILRLSFFRRKGKIFHSPSQRWQEDICKLYILSNLGFTEPCFFLLVCFLLRASLNWRGAGILNRKWNFKTIGYVLLYCFPIFILNLLVILVAPKFRNGKIKVLGKLPEEFTKPYVSFNASDQPVIACTYPMLCTIFHGLFSIILITYLIILGRQMVVSVINKGLQRRVYILIFVILSFLPLRVLLLGFSVLARHEHFLFEALAFSGFLVLLCCVVVGIFMLVFLPVKDSLALIRGVGLVGSEGGRCYTLEDYADSLSLIAAHQSHLETSTATTTSLGRNSDASTKRGSISFRTMIKDETSSVGGVCEEEMNTLSPGFRLLSTSSPGSPASLHMKLPSS